One window from the genome of Xiphophorus hellerii strain 12219 chromosome 16, Xiphophorus_hellerii-4.1, whole genome shotgun sequence encodes:
- the aatka gene encoding serine/threonine-protein kinase LMTK1 isoform X4 has product MIGHGWFGKVLLGEVTAGISTTQVVVKELKASASVQDQIQFLEEAQSYRTLQHPALLQCLAQCSEVTPYLLVMEFCPLGDLKNYLGSCLATDSETPDALILQRMACDIASGLLHLHKYNFIHSDLALRNCLLTSEMSVKIGDYGLSHSRYKDDYFITQDQIWVPLRWIAPELIDEVHGNLLVVDQTKSSNIWSLGVTLWELYELGNQPYRHYSDRQVLTYAVKEQQLKLPKPQLQFPLDDRWYEVMQFCWLQPELRPSSEEVHLLVTYLCAKGSSEAEEDFEQRWNALKPNLLGSTSHTAASASLVFTPTPADIPSADQTQAAELASSASSSFPLLEHFSDSFHSETGDDLLTVTETSHGLNFEYKWEPARAEQPYCSSSTSGQLGQENPHYQDIYYSNTGSTSVGCKADSLTSSKSPSYYESEHTSVVPVLSAHSPSIGSEYYIRIEEPVQCNIKIDDGTGDYCSELESATRRLSSENKSSSYWSTTDNTKSNDSSPTIQLHTHPLLSPSSNNSPVKSGCSYNSLPSYSSNAFCCDDSPPPKTQKQSSPLEKTPEIQTNHLHTDGVLENPRSLSQAVSSPSLGFCDPYLEPHTGHSTVNESCHNMLGPIRKTLPIINHFDIDVGEDDDDLQLGRRKSREVEDKTNWISNRSANNNSFDSRHPDSGNDNCEAVPSDTSDAWALTKDTTRTFQSFKPCGTLGGNEEGPEWSALCMSVGLDSYIQICHKESAQEEKPASLDIFQSSNALISPRKNSSGAGGENIDPQTDQIGILSDMQRSNIWQGVSAGTSVSLSGLRLNYSEPSKSSRNQQHAVNIRNSSSCLLELGDYSEDEEDDMADITSGIFADFNLDLSEVEEEDLSPKKISEVNSDALGAISVVSSVASSCDQAFSPDPYNTPILPKSLDSGYDTENNESPEFMFKELGDPLGGESCPGLGGESEIALHVGLGPGVCTSTITSEVHVKSLVDNQYRDSAYFSDYDVESDKSPKEEDNGFFAESKKHGSDNTFNSAVEHSLENSLNCGRNLTNLRQLKSCVLANLSEASSYLANNIQTPELSMLSPLPPQMGGCLTKEAAPADDMGLDTEHSGNEPASELNSFSGSDASSSVLEVSANHEEASRGAENCSSVHSSVTHCSHSECREKLSEENENVEESTEEEEVPEQSHVNEENHREGGRINEEDFEDIDAEECDSLCEESNGPQDLSTSSSLLELCGEDVRAPLEEAEDEDDSDESESDEELRTYNIQDEESEESEEDFRTVPVVVSDCSRARHLRSLLKMPSMLTQSFCEELERKKKAVSFFDDVTVFLFDQESPTGELADCSFPTGGEPSQQETSNADLEAQSGDAQCFSKETEGNNSAEDENYKWEDEDSVETCPPSLDTIPDPEFSQTSITDTPEVPKPVAVPVNRFMVSRFSITHVSDSHTDTATGNTEDNLKH; this is encoded by the exons ATGATTGGACATGGCTGGTTTGGAAAG GTTTTGTTGGGGGAGGTCACTGCAGGCATCAGCACCACCCAGGTGGTGGTGAAGGAGCTGAAGGCCAGTGCAAGCGTCCAGGACCAGATCCAATTCCTAGAAGAGGCCCAGTCATATCG AACCCTTCAGCATCCTGCACTCCTGCAATGCCTGGCGCAGTGTTCAGAGGTCACTCCCTATCTACTGGTCATGGAGTTTTGTCCTCTG GGAGATCTTAAGAATTACCTTGGCAGTTGTCTGGCTACTGACTCCGAGACTCCAGACGCCTTGATCCTGCAGAGAATGGCTTGTGACATTGCTTCAGGACTCCTCCACCTACATAAATACAACTTTATCCACAG TGACCTGGCCCTGCGAAACTGCCTTCTTACATCAGAAATGTCTGTGAAGATTGGAGACTACGGGCTGTCTCATAGCCGATATAAG GATGACTATTTCATAACCCAAGATCAGATTTGGGTACCTCTGCGCTGGATCGCACCAGAACTCATAGATGAAGTCCACGGAAACCTGCTGGTTGTTGATCAAACCAAAAGCAGCAACATATG GTCTTTGGGTGTGACTTTATGGGAGCTGTATGAGCTGGGAAACCAGCCGTACAGACATTACTCTGACAGACAGGTGTTGACATATgctgtgaaggagcagcagctcaagCTACCGAAACCTCAGCTGCAGTTCCCCTTGGATGACCGCTG GTATGAAGTTATGCAGTTCTGCTGGCTGCAGCCAGAGCTCAGGCCCAGCAGTGAGGAAGTGCACCTTCTGGTCACATACCTGTGTGCCAAAGGCTCAAGTGAAGCTGAGGAAGACTTTGAGCAACGCTGGAATGCCTTGAAACCCAATTTGCTTGGCAGCACGTCACACACAGCTGCGTCCGCATCCCTAGTCTTCACTCCCACCCCTGCTGACATCCCCAGTGCAGACCAAACTCAGGCAGCGGAGCTGGCCTCTTCTGCCTCGTCCTCCTTCCCCCTCCTGGAGCATTTCTCTGACAGCTTTCACTCTGAAACAGGGGATGACCTCCTGACCGTCACAGAGACAAGCCATGGACTCAATTTCGAGTATAAGTGGGAGCCGGCCCGAGCTGAGCAACCTTATTGCTCTTCCTCCACCAGTGGGCAACTGGGTCAGGAGAACCCGCACTACCAGGATATTTACTATTCTAACACAGGGAGTACCTCAGTGGGTTGCAAGGCTGACAGTCTGACATCAAGCAAGTCCCCATCCTATTATGAATCAGAGCACACCAGTGTCGTTCCAGTGCTGAGTGCCCACAGCCCCTCTATTGGCAGTGAGTATTACATTCGTATAGAAGAACCTGTCCAGTGCAACATCAAGATTGATGATGGCACTGGCGACTATTGTTCAGAACTGGAATCTGCTACCAGAAGGTTGTCATCTGAAAACAAATCTAGTTCTTACTGGTCCACCACTGACAACACCAAATCAAATGATTCAAGTCCCACCATTcaactacacacacacccactgcTGAGCCCTTCGTCTAACAACAGTCCAGTAAAGTCAGGTTGTTCGTATAATTCACTTCCGTCTTATAGCAGTAATGCATTCTGTTGTGATGACTCACCTCCACCTAAGACACAGAAGCAATCCTCTCCCCTCGAAAAGACACCAGAGATTCAAACAAACCATCTTCATACAGATGGTGTGTTAGAAAACCCACGCAGTTTATCCCAGGCTGTCAGCAGCCCTAGTTTAGGATTCTGCGATCCGTACCTTGAACCGCACACAGGCCATAGCACAGTCAACGAAAGCTGCCATAACATGTTGGGCCCCATCAGAAAGACACTACCCATTATAAACCACTTTGATATAGATGTAGGAGAGGATGATGACGATCTGCAATTGGGTCGACGGAAAAGTAGAGAAGTTGAGGATAAAACCAACTGGATCTCAAACCGTTCAGCAAACAACAACAGCTTTGACAGCAGACACCCAGACAGTGGGAATGACAATTGTGAGGCTGTTCCATCTGATACATCCGATGCATGGGCTTTAACCAAGGACACCACAAGAACCTTCCAAAGTTTTAAGCCTTGTGGCACCTTGGGGGGCAACGAAGAAGGCCCTGAATGGAGTGCATTGTGCATGTCTGTTGGTTTAGACTCTTACATCCAAATATGCCACAAAGAGTCGGCTCAAGAGGAGAAGCCTGCGAGTTTGGATATTTTTCAAAGCAGCAATGCTCTTATCAGCCCAAGAAAGAATAGCAGTGGTGCAGGTGGAGAAAATATTGACCCTCAGACTGATCAAATAGGGATCTTGTCTGATATGCAGAGAAGCAACATCTGGCAGGGAGTTTCAGCTGGAACATCTGTTAGTCTGAGTGGCTTAAGGCTGAATTATTCAGAGCCATccaaaagcagcagaaaccagCAACATGCAGTAAACATTAGGAACTCCAGCAGCTGCCTGCTTGAACTTGGTGACTACAGtgaggatgaggaagatgaCATGGCCGATATTACATCAGGGATCTTTGCTGACTTCAACCTTGACCTCAGTGAGGTTGAGGAGGAGGACCTCAGCCCAAAAAAGATTTCAGAGGTGAATTCAGATGCATTGGGTGCCATTAGTGTAGTTTCATCTGTGGCAAGCTCCTGTGACCAGGCCTTCAGCCCTGATCCCTACAACACACCCATCCTGCCCAAATCTCTGGACAGTGGCTATGACACAGAAAATAATGAATCTCCAGAGTTTATGTTCAAAGAGCTCGGAGATCCACTGGGTGGTGAAAGTTGCCCTGGGTTGGGTGGAGAATCCGAAATTGCGCTACATGTTGGTTTAGGGCCAGGTGTCTGCACTTCAACAATCACCTCAGAGGTACATGTAAAGAGCCTTGTTGATAATCAATACAGGGATTCAGCCTACTTCTCGGACTATGACGTAGAAAGTGACAAGAGTCCCAAAGAGGAAGACAACGGGTTTTTTGCAGAATCTAAGAAACATGGTTCTGACAATACTTTTAACTCTGCAGTTGAACATTCTCTTGAAAACAGTCTAAACTGTGGAAGGAATTTAACAAACCTGAGACAGCTCAAAAGCTGTGTTTTGGCAAATCTCTCAGAGGCCAGTTCGTACTTAGCCAACAATATTCAAACACCTGAGTTGTCCATGCTGTCACCACTTCCTCCACAGATGGGTGGGTGCCTCACCAAAGAAGCTGCTCCTGCGGATGATATGGGGTTGGACACTGAACATTCGGGGAACGAGCCTGCATCTGAGCTGAACTCCTTCAGTGGGTCAGATGCCTCCTCTTCTGTCCTGGAAGTCTCTGCAAACCATGAAGAGGCTAGCAGGGGAGCAGAAAACTGCTCATCTGTCCATTCATCTGTCACTCATTGCTCCCACTCTGAATGCAGAGAAAAACTcagtgaagaaaatgaaaatgttgaggaatccactgaggaggaagaggtgcCTGAACAGAGTCATGTCAATGAAGAAAATCACAGGGAGGGTGGGAGAATAAACGAGGAGGATTTTGAGGACATCGACGCAGAGGAATGCGACAGCCTGTGTGAGGAATCCAACGGCCCTCAGGACCTTTCCACCTCCTCGTCATTGTTGGAGCTTTGCGGAGAAGACGTAAGAGCTCCGCTGGAAGAGGCTGAGGATGAAGATGATTCTGATGAAAGCGAGTCTGATGAAGAGCTGAGAACCTACAACATCCAAGATGAAGAGAGCGAGGAGAGCGAAGAGGATTTCAGGACAGTGCCGGTGGTGGTGAGCGACTGCAGCAGGGCGAGACACCTCCGCAGCCTCCTGAAGATGCCCTCCATGCTTACCCAGTCCTTCTGTGAGGAgctggagaggaagaaaaaagcagTATCCTTTTTTGACGATGTGACGGTGTTTCTGTTTGACCAG GAGAGTCCTACTGGAGAACTGGCTGACTGCTCATTTCCCACTGGAGGGGAGCCCAGTCAACAAGAAACGTCAAACGCAGATCTCGAAGCTCAATCTGGCGATGCtcaatgtttttctaaagaaacAGAGGGAAACAACTCAGCAGAGG ATGAAAATTACAAATGGGAAGATGAGGACTCTGTGGAGACCTGTCCACCCTCACTTGACACCATTCCTGATCCTGAGTTCTCACAAACCTCTATCACAGATACACCTGAAGTTCCTAAACCTGTTGCTGTTCCAGTTAACCGTTTCATGGTCTCTCGGTTCTCCATCACACACGTATCTGACTCCCACACAGACACAGCAACAG GGAATACCGAAGATAACCTAAAACACTGA
- the aatka gene encoding serine/threonine-protein kinase LMTK1 isoform X3, which produces MRIQGVQLLKSSDIGRHSLLYLKMIGHGWFGKVLLGEVTAGISTTQVVVKELKASASVQDQIQFLEEAQSYRTLQHPALLQCLAQCSEVTPYLLVMEFCPLGDLKNYLGSCLATDSETPDALILQRMACDIASGLLHLHKYNFIHSDLALRNCLLTSEMSVKIGDYGLSHSRYKDDYFITQDQIWVPLRWIAPELIDEVHGNLLVVDQTKSSNIWSLGVTLWELYELGNQPYRHYSDRQVLTYAVKEQQLKLPKPQLQFPLDDRWYEVMQFCWLQPELRPSSEEVHLLVTYLCAKGSSEAEEDFEQRWNALKPNLLGSTSHTAASASLVFTPTPADIPSADQTQAAELASSASSSFPLLEHFSDSFHSETGDDLLTVTETSHGLNFEYKWEPARAEQPYCSSSTSGQLGQENPHYQDIYYSNTGSTSVGCKADSLTSSKSPSYYESEHTSVVPVLSAHSPSIGSEYYIRIEEPVQCNIKIDDGTGDYCSELESATRRLSSENKSSSYWSTTDNTKSNDSSPTIQLHTHPLLSPSSNNSPVKSGCSYNSLPSYSSNAFCCDDSPPPKTQKQSSPLEKTPEIQTNHLHTDGVLENPRSLSQAVSSPSLGFCDPYLEPHTGHSTVNESCHNMLGPIRKTLPIINHFDIDVGEDDDDLQLGRRKSREVEDKTNWISNRSANNNSFDSRHPDSGNDNCEAVPSDTSDAWALTKDTTRTFQSFKPCGTLGGNEEGPEWSALCMSVGLDSYIQICHKESAQEEKPASLDIFQSSNALISPRKNSSGAGGENIDPQTDQIGILSDMQRSNIWQGVSAGTSVSLSGLRLNYSEPSKSSRNQQHAVNIRNSSSCLLELGDYSEDEEDDMADITSGIFADFNLDLSEVEEEDLSPKKISEVNSDALGAISVVSSVASSCDQAFSPDPYNTPILPKSLDSGYDTENNESPEFMFKELGDPLGGESCPGLGGESEIALHVGLGPGVCTSTITSEVHVKSLVDNQYRDSAYFSDYDVESDKSPKEEDNGFFAESKKHGSDNTFNSAVEHSLENSLNCGRNLTNLRQLKSCVLANLSEASSYLANNIQTPELSMLSPLPPQMGGCLTKEAAPADDMGLDTEHSGNEPASELNSFSGSDASSSVLEVSANHEEASRGAENCSSVHSSVTHCSHSECREKLSEENENVEESTEEEEVPEQSHVNEENHREGGRINEEDFEDIDAEECDSLCEESNGPQDLSTSSSLLELCGEDVRAPLEEAEDEDDSDESESDEELRTYNIQDEESEESEEDFRTVPVVVSDCSRARHLRSLLKMPSMLTQSFCEELERKKKAVSFFDDVTVFLFDQESPTGELADCSFPTGGEPSQQETSNADLEAQSGDAQCFSKETEGNNSAEDENYKWEDEDSVETCPPSLDTIPDPEFSQTSITDTPEVPKPVAVPVNRFMVSRFSITHVSDSHTDTATGNTEDNLKH; this is translated from the exons ATGAGGATTCAAGGAG TACAGCTGTTGAAATCTTCTGACATTGGCCGCCATAGTCTGCTGTATCTGAAAATGATTGGACATGGCTGGTTTGGAAAG GTTTTGTTGGGGGAGGTCACTGCAGGCATCAGCACCACCCAGGTGGTGGTGAAGGAGCTGAAGGCCAGTGCAAGCGTCCAGGACCAGATCCAATTCCTAGAAGAGGCCCAGTCATATCG AACCCTTCAGCATCCTGCACTCCTGCAATGCCTGGCGCAGTGTTCAGAGGTCACTCCCTATCTACTGGTCATGGAGTTTTGTCCTCTG GGAGATCTTAAGAATTACCTTGGCAGTTGTCTGGCTACTGACTCCGAGACTCCAGACGCCTTGATCCTGCAGAGAATGGCTTGTGACATTGCTTCAGGACTCCTCCACCTACATAAATACAACTTTATCCACAG TGACCTGGCCCTGCGAAACTGCCTTCTTACATCAGAAATGTCTGTGAAGATTGGAGACTACGGGCTGTCTCATAGCCGATATAAG GATGACTATTTCATAACCCAAGATCAGATTTGGGTACCTCTGCGCTGGATCGCACCAGAACTCATAGATGAAGTCCACGGAAACCTGCTGGTTGTTGATCAAACCAAAAGCAGCAACATATG GTCTTTGGGTGTGACTTTATGGGAGCTGTATGAGCTGGGAAACCAGCCGTACAGACATTACTCTGACAGACAGGTGTTGACATATgctgtgaaggagcagcagctcaagCTACCGAAACCTCAGCTGCAGTTCCCCTTGGATGACCGCTG GTATGAAGTTATGCAGTTCTGCTGGCTGCAGCCAGAGCTCAGGCCCAGCAGTGAGGAAGTGCACCTTCTGGTCACATACCTGTGTGCCAAAGGCTCAAGTGAAGCTGAGGAAGACTTTGAGCAACGCTGGAATGCCTTGAAACCCAATTTGCTTGGCAGCACGTCACACACAGCTGCGTCCGCATCCCTAGTCTTCACTCCCACCCCTGCTGACATCCCCAGTGCAGACCAAACTCAGGCAGCGGAGCTGGCCTCTTCTGCCTCGTCCTCCTTCCCCCTCCTGGAGCATTTCTCTGACAGCTTTCACTCTGAAACAGGGGATGACCTCCTGACCGTCACAGAGACAAGCCATGGACTCAATTTCGAGTATAAGTGGGAGCCGGCCCGAGCTGAGCAACCTTATTGCTCTTCCTCCACCAGTGGGCAACTGGGTCAGGAGAACCCGCACTACCAGGATATTTACTATTCTAACACAGGGAGTACCTCAGTGGGTTGCAAGGCTGACAGTCTGACATCAAGCAAGTCCCCATCCTATTATGAATCAGAGCACACCAGTGTCGTTCCAGTGCTGAGTGCCCACAGCCCCTCTATTGGCAGTGAGTATTACATTCGTATAGAAGAACCTGTCCAGTGCAACATCAAGATTGATGATGGCACTGGCGACTATTGTTCAGAACTGGAATCTGCTACCAGAAGGTTGTCATCTGAAAACAAATCTAGTTCTTACTGGTCCACCACTGACAACACCAAATCAAATGATTCAAGTCCCACCATTcaactacacacacacccactgcTGAGCCCTTCGTCTAACAACAGTCCAGTAAAGTCAGGTTGTTCGTATAATTCACTTCCGTCTTATAGCAGTAATGCATTCTGTTGTGATGACTCACCTCCACCTAAGACACAGAAGCAATCCTCTCCCCTCGAAAAGACACCAGAGATTCAAACAAACCATCTTCATACAGATGGTGTGTTAGAAAACCCACGCAGTTTATCCCAGGCTGTCAGCAGCCCTAGTTTAGGATTCTGCGATCCGTACCTTGAACCGCACACAGGCCATAGCACAGTCAACGAAAGCTGCCATAACATGTTGGGCCCCATCAGAAAGACACTACCCATTATAAACCACTTTGATATAGATGTAGGAGAGGATGATGACGATCTGCAATTGGGTCGACGGAAAAGTAGAGAAGTTGAGGATAAAACCAACTGGATCTCAAACCGTTCAGCAAACAACAACAGCTTTGACAGCAGACACCCAGACAGTGGGAATGACAATTGTGAGGCTGTTCCATCTGATACATCCGATGCATGGGCTTTAACCAAGGACACCACAAGAACCTTCCAAAGTTTTAAGCCTTGTGGCACCTTGGGGGGCAACGAAGAAGGCCCTGAATGGAGTGCATTGTGCATGTCTGTTGGTTTAGACTCTTACATCCAAATATGCCACAAAGAGTCGGCTCAAGAGGAGAAGCCTGCGAGTTTGGATATTTTTCAAAGCAGCAATGCTCTTATCAGCCCAAGAAAGAATAGCAGTGGTGCAGGTGGAGAAAATATTGACCCTCAGACTGATCAAATAGGGATCTTGTCTGATATGCAGAGAAGCAACATCTGGCAGGGAGTTTCAGCTGGAACATCTGTTAGTCTGAGTGGCTTAAGGCTGAATTATTCAGAGCCATccaaaagcagcagaaaccagCAACATGCAGTAAACATTAGGAACTCCAGCAGCTGCCTGCTTGAACTTGGTGACTACAGtgaggatgaggaagatgaCATGGCCGATATTACATCAGGGATCTTTGCTGACTTCAACCTTGACCTCAGTGAGGTTGAGGAGGAGGACCTCAGCCCAAAAAAGATTTCAGAGGTGAATTCAGATGCATTGGGTGCCATTAGTGTAGTTTCATCTGTGGCAAGCTCCTGTGACCAGGCCTTCAGCCCTGATCCCTACAACACACCCATCCTGCCCAAATCTCTGGACAGTGGCTATGACACAGAAAATAATGAATCTCCAGAGTTTATGTTCAAAGAGCTCGGAGATCCACTGGGTGGTGAAAGTTGCCCTGGGTTGGGTGGAGAATCCGAAATTGCGCTACATGTTGGTTTAGGGCCAGGTGTCTGCACTTCAACAATCACCTCAGAGGTACATGTAAAGAGCCTTGTTGATAATCAATACAGGGATTCAGCCTACTTCTCGGACTATGACGTAGAAAGTGACAAGAGTCCCAAAGAGGAAGACAACGGGTTTTTTGCAGAATCTAAGAAACATGGTTCTGACAATACTTTTAACTCTGCAGTTGAACATTCTCTTGAAAACAGTCTAAACTGTGGAAGGAATTTAACAAACCTGAGACAGCTCAAAAGCTGTGTTTTGGCAAATCTCTCAGAGGCCAGTTCGTACTTAGCCAACAATATTCAAACACCTGAGTTGTCCATGCTGTCACCACTTCCTCCACAGATGGGTGGGTGCCTCACCAAAGAAGCTGCTCCTGCGGATGATATGGGGTTGGACACTGAACATTCGGGGAACGAGCCTGCATCTGAGCTGAACTCCTTCAGTGGGTCAGATGCCTCCTCTTCTGTCCTGGAAGTCTCTGCAAACCATGAAGAGGCTAGCAGGGGAGCAGAAAACTGCTCATCTGTCCATTCATCTGTCACTCATTGCTCCCACTCTGAATGCAGAGAAAAACTcagtgaagaaaatgaaaatgttgaggaatccactgaggaggaagaggtgcCTGAACAGAGTCATGTCAATGAAGAAAATCACAGGGAGGGTGGGAGAATAAACGAGGAGGATTTTGAGGACATCGACGCAGAGGAATGCGACAGCCTGTGTGAGGAATCCAACGGCCCTCAGGACCTTTCCACCTCCTCGTCATTGTTGGAGCTTTGCGGAGAAGACGTAAGAGCTCCGCTGGAAGAGGCTGAGGATGAAGATGATTCTGATGAAAGCGAGTCTGATGAAGAGCTGAGAACCTACAACATCCAAGATGAAGAGAGCGAGGAGAGCGAAGAGGATTTCAGGACAGTGCCGGTGGTGGTGAGCGACTGCAGCAGGGCGAGACACCTCCGCAGCCTCCTGAAGATGCCCTCCATGCTTACCCAGTCCTTCTGTGAGGAgctggagaggaagaaaaaagcagTATCCTTTTTTGACGATGTGACGGTGTTTCTGTTTGACCAG GAGAGTCCTACTGGAGAACTGGCTGACTGCTCATTTCCCACTGGAGGGGAGCCCAGTCAACAAGAAACGTCAAACGCAGATCTCGAAGCTCAATCTGGCGATGCtcaatgtttttctaaagaaacAGAGGGAAACAACTCAGCAGAGG ATGAAAATTACAAATGGGAAGATGAGGACTCTGTGGAGACCTGTCCACCCTCACTTGACACCATTCCTGATCCTGAGTTCTCACAAACCTCTATCACAGATACACCTGAAGTTCCTAAACCTGTTGCTGTTCCAGTTAACCGTTTCATGGTCTCTCGGTTCTCCATCACACACGTATCTGACTCCCACACAGACACAGCAACAG GGAATACCGAAGATAACCTAAAACACTGA